In one window of Helianthus annuus cultivar XRQ/B chromosome 17, HanXRQr2.0-SUNRISE, whole genome shotgun sequence DNA:
- the LOC118488833 gene encoding uncharacterized protein LOC118488833 has translation MLWYFPIIPRLKRLFANEKEPKLLRWHSDDRINDGKLRHVADSPQWRTIDYMYPDFGNEIRNIRVGLSSNEINPFGNMSSRHSPKHPGNVIDVYLSPLIDDLKTLWNPGVNVYDSYKKEYFDLRAMIFCTISDFPAYGNLSGYSTKGRLACPICEDDTSSIWLSNCRKTVYMGHRRFLPENHDYRNRTVEFDGKIEHGKVREEFDAFSREHLQVRHCLDVMHIEKNVCESLLGLLLNIPGKTKDGINVRKDMQEMGIREGLHPVPHPKGFFLPPAYYTMSNKEKRMFCECLHGIKVPSSYSANIKRLVSLKDSKLLGMKSHDCHVLMTHMIPIAIRGSLPDKIRHTITKLCLFFNTIHSKVIDPQSLESLQKEIIVTLCELEMYFPPSFFDVMVHLVIHIVREIQACGPVFLRYMYPFERYMGFLKGYVKES, from the exons atgttgtggtattttcctATTATACCAAGACTGAAACGATTATTTGCAAACGAGAAGGAACCAAAATTGTTGCGTTGGCATTCAGATGACCGTATAAATGATGGAAAACTAAGACATGTGGCAGATTCACCTCAGTGGAGAACTATTGATTATATGTATCCTGATTTTGGTAACGAGATCAGAAACATACGGGTTGGGCTTAGTTCGAACGAGATCAACCCTTTTGGAAACATGAGTAGTCGTCATA GTCCGAAACATCCTGGTAATGTCATTGATGTTTATTTGTCTCCACTGATAGATGACCTTAAAACTCTATGGAACCCAGGTGTTAACGTGTATGATTCTTATAAGAAAGAATATTTTGATTTGCGTGCCATGATATTTTGCACCATCAGTGATTTTCCAGCGTATGGTAATTTGTCAGGATATAGTACGAAAGGTAGACTAGCTTGTCCTATTTGTGAAGATGACACAAGTTCAATATGGTTAAGTAATTGTAGAAAAACTGTGTACATGGGACATCGAAGATTCCTTCCGGAAAATCACGATTATCGGAACAGAACAGTGGAGTTTGATGGAAAAATTGAACATGGAAAAGTAAGGGAAGAATTTGATGCATTTTCACGA GAGCATTTACAAGTTAGACACTGCTTAGATGTCATGCATATTGAGAAAAATGTATGTGAAAGCCTGCTTGGATTATTGTTAAACATTCCCGGGAAAACTAAAGATGGGATCAATGTCCGTAAAGACATGCAAGAAATGGGAATACGTGAAGGGCTTCATCCTGTTCCGCACCCTAAAGGTTTTTTTCTACCACCAGCATACTACACAATGTCAAACAAGGAAAAAAGAATGTTTTGTGAATGTTTACACGGTATTAAAGTTCCATCCAGCTATTCAGCAAACATTAAAAGGTTGGTGTCATTGAAAGATTCTAAATTGCTTGGTATGAAGTCTCATGATTGTCATGTTTTGATGACACATATGATTCCTATTGCAATCCGTGGATCATTACCAGATAAAATCCGACATACAATCACaaagctttgtttgtttttcaaCACAATTCATTCGAAAGTAATTGATCCACAATCACTTGAAAGTTTGCAAAAAGAAATAATCGTCACGCTCTGTGAACTTGAGATGTATTTTCCGCCGTCGTTTTTTGATGTGATGGTTCACCTGGTAATCCATATTGTAAGAGAAATTCAGGCTTGTGGTCCTGTATTTCTACGCTACATGTACCCTTTTGAAAGATACATGGGTTTCTTAAAAGGTTATGTAAAAGAGTCCTAA
- the LOC110926201 gene encoding 14 kDa proline-rich protein DC2.15-like: MASRSLETTAFLLTINLLFFTLVTSHHTPKGCPPPPPPPCSPSPTPTTPSPPKTPTPSPPKTPTPSPPKTPTPSPPKTPTPSPPKTPTPSPPKTPTPSPPKTPTPSPPTPSPPKTPTPSPPKATCPKDTLKLGVCANLLNDLIHLVVGNPPKTPCCTLLNGLADLEAAVCLCTAIKANILGINLNIPVSLSLLLNYCGKKVPSGFQCA, translated from the coding sequence ATGGCTTCAAGGTCTTTAGAAACAACAGCCTTTCTCCTTACCATCAACTTGCTCTTCTTCACTTTGGTAACCTCCCACCATACCCCGAAAGGCtgcccaccaccaccgccgccgccatgCTCTCCATCACCAACCCCGACCACACCTTCACCACCAAAGACTCCTACACCTTCACCACCCAAGACTCCTACACCTTCACCACCAAAGACTCCTACACCATCACCACCTAAGACTCCTACACCTTCACCACCCAAGACTCctacaccatcaccaccaaagaCTCCTACACCTTCACCACCTAAGACTCCTACACCATCTCCACCAACCCCTTCACCACCAAAGACTCCTACACCTTCGCCACCCAAAGCCACTTGCCCAAAAGACACACTCAAGTTAGGTGTATGTGCTAACTTGCTCAATGACCTTATCCACCTAGTTGTTGGAAACCCACCAAAGACACCATGTTGCACACTTCTTAATGGACTCGCCGATCTTGAGGCTGCCGTCTGCCTTTGCACCGCAATCAAAGCTAATATCTTGGGAATCAACCTAAACATTCCAGTCTCCTTGAGCCTGTTGCTTAACTACTGTGGCAAGAAGGTTCCATCCGGCTTCCAATGTGCTTAA